Below is a genomic region from Burkholderia pyrrocinia.
GCTTCCGTGATGTTTCTGGACCTGACGATGCCCGACATGAGCGGATATCAGGTACTGGAAACACTGCGCCACGAAGATCTGAACACGTTCGTGATCGTGGTATCCGCCGATATCCAGCCGCAGGCGCAAGCACGCGTGCGTGAATTGGGCGCGATCGCATTCGTTGCCAAGCCCGTGACGTCGGAGGCATTGCTGCCCATTCTCAAGGAGTATGGGTTGTATGCCTGAATCGGTGTTCACGGCGGAGCAACGCGACGCGTTGCAGGAGATCGCCAACCTTGCAATGGGCCGCGCCGCCGCGCGGCTTGCGTTATTGCTCGGGCGCTTCATCGAACTGTCGGTGCCGCGCGTGCGCGTCGTGAAAGCGGCCGACGCGGGCGACGCGCTGCGCGAGATGACGGGCATTCACGACAACGTGACCGCCGTGCGCCAGGGCTTCCGTTCCGACATCAAGGGCGAGGCGATCGTGCTGTGCCGCAGCGCGGGCGTCGCGCGGCTCATGTCGATCGTCGACCGTACGTTCGGCGAAGGCGTGTCCGGCGGGATGGCGACGCCGGACGAACTCGTGTTCGACGTCGCGAACGTGCTGATGGGCGCATGCGTCGCATCGATCCTCGACGAGCTCGGCCGCAAACCCGTGTTCTTTCCGCCGGGGCTGCTCGGCGCGAACGTGTCGTTCGACGACGTATTCCAGCCGAACGTGCTCGCGTGGAGCGTCGCGCTGCTGCTCGAGGTGAACTTCGGGCTCGAGGACCACACATTCCGTGCCCACTTCGTGATGCTGATGGCCGAGGATTCGATCCGGCTGATGGGCGACGCGCTCGACGCGTTGCTGTCCGCGCTATGACGGCCGCCGCGCCGTCGCTGAGCGACCTCGTGATCGAGCGGGTGGGCTTCGGCCTGTTCGTGCTCGACCGGTCGATGACCGTGCTGATGTGGAATCGCTTCATGCAGGACCACAGCGGCATCCCGGCCGCCGACGTGATCGGCCGCAAGCTGTTCGACTGCTTTCCGGACCTGCCGCGCGCGTGGCTGTCGCGCAAGCTCGAGAGCGTGTTCCAGCTCGGCAGCTTCGCGTTCAGCTCGTGGGAACAGCGGCCCTACCTG
It encodes:
- a CDS encoding response regulator gives rise to the protein MPLPIVIADDSLLARKLLTKALPGDWDVDVAYAANGREALALYRDGKASVMFLDLTMPDMSGYQVLETLRHEDLNTFVIVVSADIQPQAQARVRELGAIAFVAKPVTSEALLPILKEYGLYA
- a CDS encoding chemotaxis protein CheC gives rise to the protein MPESVFTAEQRDALQEIANLAMGRAAARLALLLGRFIELSVPRVRVVKAADAGDALREMTGIHDNVTAVRQGFRSDIKGEAIVLCRSAGVARLMSIVDRTFGEGVSGGMATPDELVFDVANVLMGACVASILDELGRKPVFFPPGLLGANVSFDDVFQPNVLAWSVALLLEVNFGLEDHTFRAHFVMLMAEDSIRLMGDALDALLSAL